CGTGGCCGAACTCGTGAATCGTCGCGGTGAGCGCGTCGATCGGATCCGACGGTTTGAACCGGGTCGTCACCCGGGCGTCGAACTGCGTCCCCGTCGAGAAGGGGTGCGAGGAGGTGTCGAGCCGGCCGCGCTCCCACGGGTAGCCCAGCATCGAGAGCGCCTCGCGGGCGAGTTCCTCCTGTGCGTCGGGGTCGAACTCGCCGGTGAAGGCGTCGGTCGTGATCGGCGTCTTCGACTCCCTGATCTCGTCGATCATCGGGACGAGCGTCTCGCGGATCTCGGTGAGGATCTCCTCCGCCCGGTCGAGCGAGAGACAGGGCTCGTAGTCGGCGAACAGCACCTCGTAGGGGTCGGCGTCGGGATCGATGTGTTCGGCGTACTGCCGCTTGAGGTCGAGCAGTTCCTCGACGTGCGGGGCGAACGCCGACCAGTCGTTCTCCTCGCGAGCGCGCTCCCACACCGGCAGCGCCTCCGACGTTTTCTGGGAGATGCGCTCGACCAGGTCGGTCGGGACGCGGACCGCGCGGTCGTACTCGCGGCGTACCTCCCGGACGACTGCCGCCCGCTCGGGGTCGAGGTCGCGCGCTTCGAGGTCGGCCAGGCGGTCGCCGACCCCGTCGTCGGTGAGCAGGTCGTGTTGGACCGCCGACAGCGCCGACAGCTGTTGTGAGCGCGCCGGGGTACCACCCTCGGGCATCATCACCTGCTGGTCCCATGAGAGCAGCATCGACGCGGCCTCGACGTTGTTGATCCGCCGTATCTTCGAGAGGAGTTCGTCGTACGCGTCGGGGGCTTCGGCCGCAGCGGAATCGGTCGCCATACCGGAGCCAGGGCGTGCGGGCTTATGAATTGTCGAGCCGGTCGGCCGGCCCGATGGACTCCGCCACCCCGCGGTAGATCCGGTAACACCGCTCGACGACGGCGAGGCTCACCGACTCCGTCTCCGTGTGTGCCTCACCCGGTTCGGCGGCACCGCAGACCACGCAGGTCGTCCCCGCCGCCGCGAGCCACCCCGCGTCGGTCGCGTGCGGCTTCACGACGTGTTCCGGCGTCGCCTCCTGAGCGTCGGTCGCCGCGTCGAGCACGAGATCCGCGAACCCCGGGTCGTCGCAGGCCATCGGCGGGAGGTCCTGATCGACGCGCCACGTCACGCCGTCGAGTTCCGTCACCCGCTCGAGCGGGGCGCGCTCGTCGGGGACGGTCCGCTCGTCGACGGTCACCGTACACCGCTCGGGGATGACGTTCCAGGCTGTCCCGCCGTCGATCTCGGTGACGGCGACGCTCCCCTCCAGTTCGTGGCCGAGCACCTCAGTCGTGGGGAAGGTGAGTTCACGGACGACGTCGACGGCGTCGCACGCCCGGTAGACGGCGTTCGTTCCCGCCTCGACCTCGCTCGCGTGGGCCGCCTCGCCGCCGGCGACGAGCGTGCTCCCCCGCCGCCCCTTGTGGGCGACGGCGACGTCGGTGACGCCCGGCGCGGAGTAGCCGGTCGATCCCTCGCCGACGACCGCGTAGTCGGGTGAAAAGTCCGCGTCGATCGCCGCGCGCGCGCCGATGCCGCCCTGTTCCTCGCCGACGAACGAGACGAACACGAGTTCGCAGTCGATCGCGGCGTCGCGGAACGCACACATCGCCGCCGCGACCGCGCCCTTCATGTCGGCCGTCCCGCGGCCGTGGAGTCGGCCGTCGCGCTCTTCGACCACGTAGCCGTCGCCCGCCGTCTGCGTCTCGGCGGGCGGGACGACGTCGTGGTGTCCCACGAGCGCGAGCGACGGCTCGCCCGTCCCCCGGCGGGCGATCACGTTGCCCGCGTCGTCCCGCGTCACGTCGGCGTCGGTCTCCACACGGAGCCACCGTTCGATGGCGTCGCCGGCGTCGGTTTCGTCCTCGTGGCTCGGGATCGAGACGAGATCACGGGTGAGATCGCCGATCCCGTCGGCCGGTGTCTGCATACGACCCACTCCTCGGCGGTCGATCAAAAACCCCGCTGGCCCGGCGGTGAGAGCCGGTCCACGTCGACCGTGGTCGGCCGGGGGAGTCAGCCGTGATCGGCCGGAGGAGTCAGCCGTGGTCGGTGGCGTCGGTCGCACGCGCCGCGGCGGGGTCGACACCGGCGAACTCGAACCGTGCGCCGCCGTCCCGCCCCGTCGTGAGCCGACAGTCCCAGCCGTGTTCCTCGGCGATCCGTTCGACGATCGCGAGTCCCAGTCCCGTCCCCGACGCGGACGTGGAGTAGCCCACCTCGAACACGTCCTCCCGAACGTCCGGTGGCACGCCGGGGCCGTCGTCCTCGACGAAGAAGCCCGGCTCGTCGGCCAGCGATCCGACCCGGATCTCGACGTCGTCCGGTCGCCGCTCGGTCGCCGCGCCGTTCGTGGCGGTGTTCGCCGGCCGGCTCCGTCCGCTCGACCGTTCGTGGCCCGGTCGGTCGCCTGCGCCGGAAACCGATCCGTTCCGGCTGGGCCTCGGCCCGTCGTCGGCCTCCGGCCGACTGCTCGCGGGACTGTGTTCCACGCTGTCCTCGTGAGCCTGCGAACGAGGGCTCGTCGAGCCACGCTCGACGGCGTCACCGGACTGTCGTGCAGTCCGGTTGCCTGTGGAACCGTGTTCCACAGCGTTCCGAAAGAGGTTCTCCAGCAGTCGCTGGAGCCGGCTCCGGTCGGCCACGAACCGAACGTCGGCGGTCACGCTGACCTCGCCGTCGACCCCCTGCCAGCAGTCCGCCACGGTGCGTTCGAGCGAGACGACGACGGTGTCGTCGGCTCCGCCGTCCCCCCGCGCGAGCGACAGGACGTCGTCGATGATGCGGTCCATCCGGTCGAGCGCCGCGTCGGCCGCGTCGAGGCGGTCGGTCGCGTCCCCGTCGGTCGTCCGGGCGAGTTCGACGTTCCCCTTGGCGATGCCGAGCGGTCCCCGGAGGTCGTGAGAGACCACGGAGGCGAACTCGTCGAGCCGACGGTTCCGCCGTTCGATCTCCCGTTCGGCCTCCCGGCGCTCCGTGACGTCACGCACGACGCAGACGAACTCTTCGCCGTTCAGTTCCGTCAGCGAGACCTCCTGGGGGAACGCCGTCCCGTCGGCGCGCCGTCCCACCGCCTCGCCGCGCCAGTGGCCGGTCCGCCGGAGTTCGGGGATGACCTCCGTCTCGAACCGCTCGCGCTCGTCGGCCTCGTAGAGGCGTTGCCACGATCCACCGACGAGTTCGTCCGCGTCGTCGTAGCCGTACAGCCGCGCGTGGGCGTCGTTGAGGTAGTCGAACGTGCCGTCGGGACCGACGATCGCCATCCCGTCGATCGACGCCTCCATCGCCTCGGCCTGCGTCACGACCCGCCCCGCCTGCCGCTGGTCGGTGACGTCGACGAACAGCGTGAGCGTGCCGACTGTCTCGCCCGCGACGTCGTACCGGGGCACGGCGCGGAGCAACGTCTCGACAATCTCGCCGTCGGCCGTCAGCAGCTGTCGTTCCTCCTGGGAGAACTCGCCGTCGAGGGCGCGTTCGTACCCTCCTTCGTCGAGCAGTTCCGACGCCGAATCGGCCGTGTACAGCGCCGAGAGCGGGGAGCCGACGACCGCCTCACGGTCGTACCCCAGCCGGTCGAGGAACCGCTGGTTGCAGCCGCTGACGATCGGTGAGCCGCCCTCGTCGCGCGTGAGCGCGTACATGACGGGGGCTGTCTGGAAGAGGTCGCGGTACTGGCGTTCGAACCGCTCGCGGATCCGGATCGCCTCCATCGCGTGGCCGATGGCGTCGCCGAGTTCCCCGAGGAGGGCGCGCTCGGTGTCGTCGAACGCGTCGGCGTGGGCGGCGTAGACGGTCAACACGCCGTGGACCGTCCCGTCGTGTGTCAGCGGGATGCCCGCGACCGACCGGAAGCCCCGTTCGAGCGCTCGGTCGCGCCACGGCGTAAACGACGGGTCCTGCCGGACGTCCTGGGCGACGCTCACCGTCCCCTCGCGGAGTGCGGTGCCTGCCGGGCCCCGGCCCGTCGGTGTGTCGTCGACCGTGACGGTCAGCTCGTCGAGATAGCCGTCGTCGACGCCGGCCGAGGTCCGGGGCTGGATCCTGGTGCCCGCCCCGTCGTCGACGCCGATCCACGCGAAGAGATACGGATCGGAGTCGGCGATGCGGTCACAGACGGCCCGTTCGATCCCGTCGCGGTCGGTCGCACCGACGAGCGCGCGCGTCACGTCCCGAACGAGTTCGCTCACCCGACGGTGGTGTGCCGCCTCGCGCTCGGCGCGGTAGCCCGCGACCGCGTTCCGGATCCGGTTCGACAGGATCGTGTACTGTTCTCTCCCCCCACCCTTCTGGAGGTAGTCGGTGACGCCCGCCGAGATCGCTTCGCTCGCGATCTCCTCGCTGCCCTTCCCGGTGACGAGCACGAACGGGAGGCCGGGACGCCGCTCGCGCGCCGCCGCGAGGAACTCGAGACCGTCCATCCCTGGCATGTCGTAGTCCGAGACGACGCAGTCGAACGAAGCCGAGGCGAGTCGCTCGAGCGCGTCGCCCGCGCCCGACTCGGTCACGATCTCGAAGCGGTCGTCCTCACGCTGGAGGAACTCCGCGGCGAGCGCCGCGAACTCCTCCTCGTCGTCCACGTAGAGGATCCGGATCGAGTCGATCCCGTCAACGGCGTTCTCCCGCCGGTCAGACATCTCTGTGTATGTCATCCACCAGGGGTAAATGCGTTCGTGCCCGAGAATCAAAACGGATATTCGAGGCGAGCGCTGCCCCCCCGGGCCGGCGACCACACCGTGTCCCGGCGGGGTGCGACCACGGGCCACTTGATCCGGGGACACCGGCTGGCGGCCGTCGTCGACGCGACCCGAGCCGGCGGCAGACCGGCCGTTGTGTGCCCGCTTGAACACCCTTATCCCGACGCCGCCTCTACCACGCGTATGAAGATACTGCCGGACACGAGCGCGGTCATCGACGGCCGCGTCTCCGAGCGGGTCGACGACGGCTCGTACGAGGGGGCGACCGTCTTCGTCCCCGAGGCGGTCGTCGGCGAACTCGAGTCGCAGGCCAACGACGGCCGCGACACCGGATGGGAGGGACTCGGCGAACTCCAGCGCCTCGCCACGCTCGCCGAGGAGGGCGAACTCCACCTCGAGTACGTCGGCCGTCGCCCCAGCGCCCAGGAACAGCGGGCCTCGGGCGAGGGCGACATCGACGCGCTCATCCGCGACCTGGCGGACGACCACCAGGCGACGCTGTTGACGAGCGACGCCGTCCAGGCGGAGGTCGCCCGGGCGAAGGGGATCGGCGTCGAGTTCGTCGAGGCCCGGGTCAGAGGCTCGGGCGGACTAATCATCGAGGAGTTCTTCGACGACGAGACGATGTCGGTCCACCTGAAGACGGGGACCCGCCCCAAGGCCAAACGCGGTGCGCTCGGCGAGATGCACTACGAGGCCATCCGCGAGGAGGTGACCGACGAGGCGACCATGCGGGAGTGGGCCGACGACATCGTCAGCTCCGCGCGTTCCTCTCCGGAGGGGTTCATCGAACTCGACGAGCCGGGGATGCGCATCGTCCAGTTCCGCGACTACCGCATCGCCGTCGCCCATCCCCCGTTCGCGGACGGCATCGAGATCACCGCCGTGCGACCGATCGCCAAGACGGACCTCGACGACTACGAGTTCGCCGACGAACTCCGCTCTCGACTCAAAGAACGCCAGCGCGGCGTCCTCATCTCGGGGTCGCCGGGGGCCGGAAAGTCGACGTTCGCCCAGGCGGTCGCGGAGTTCCTCAACGACTCCGACTACGCGGTGAAGACGATGGAGAAACCGCGCGACCTCCAGGTCGGCCCCGAGATCACGCAGTACACCGCCCTCGACGGACAGATGGAGAAGACCGCCGACTCCCTCCTCCTGGTGCGGCCGGACTACACCATCTACGACGAGGTGCGCAAGACGAACGACTTCTCGGTCTTCGCCGACATGCGGCTCGCGGGCGTCGGGATGGTCGGCGTCGTCCACGCGACCCGCGGGATCGACGCCCTCCAGCGTCTCGTCGGCAGGGTCGAACTCGGGATGATCCCGCAGGTCGTCGACACGGTGGTCTACATCGAGGCGGGCCGCGTCGACACGGTGTACGACGTCACGACCGAGGTCAAGGTGCCCGAGGGACTCACCGCCGAGGACCTCGCCCGACCGGTCATCCAGGTGGCGGACTTCGAGACGGGTCGCCCGGAGTACGAGATCTACACGTTCAACCGGCAGGTCGTCACCGTTCCGCTCTCCGAAAGAGAGGCAGACGAGTCCGGCGTCGACCGCCTCGCCCGCCAGGAGATCGAACGCGAGATCCGCTCGATCGCCCGCGGCCACGTCGACGTCCAACTGCAGGGACAGAACAAGGCCGTCGTCTACGTCGACGACGACGACATCTCCTACGTCATCGGGAAGGGCGGCGGCCGCATCTCCGACGTGGAGGACCGGCTGGGGATCGACATCGACGTTCGGACCCACGACGAGAAGCCCGCCGGCGCGTCGACGGGGTCGGCGTCCGGCGCGGGCGGGTCGGGTGCGCCGGGAGGCGTCGACGGCGAGATCGTCACGCCCGAGGTCACCTCGCGGCACGTCGTCATCCGGATGGACGACCACGTCGGCGAGACGGTCGAGGTGCGCGCCGACGGCGAGTACCTCTTCACCGCCACTGTCGGGAGAGGCGGCGACGTGCAAGTCTCCCGCGGGAGCGCCATCGCCGACGAACTGGAGGCCGCGATCGACCGGAAACAGCGGATCACCGTGGTTCCGGCCTGAGTTCGACCGCTCTCTCCACCGACCCTGTTTCCATCCCCGTCCCCGATCCCGCCGAGACGTTTCCACGGCGGCCGACGAAGAGCGTCGTCTCCCGTCCGGACGCCCGGAGGAAGACGGTTCGCGTGTCGTAGCCGTCGAGCGTGGCGGAGAGCGGCCCGGCGTCGTCCGCCGCCGCGACGATCAGCGCGGGCCTGTCGTCGCCGGGGAGCGCCGCGAGCGCTGTCCGGTTGACCGCGCAGGCTGCGTCTAGATCGGCCCGGGCGAAATACCACTGGAGCGGCAGGGTCGTCCCCATGTCGGCACAGGCGGGCGGGATCGCGCTCTCGCTCGCGTCGGCGACGAACGTCTCGCCGTAGAAGACGACGTCGGGGGTGGGGCCGTCGTCCCCGGTCGGGAGCGAGTCGACCGTCGGTCGAACGTCGTCGGTCGGCTGTGCGTACTGCACCAGCGGGTTGTCCGCCGACTGGGGCTGGACATAGACCGTCGTGGCGGCGGTCGCCCCGACCTGGCCGGCGACGAGGAGGAGCGCGCACGCGACGACGCTCGCTCGCCGGCGGTCGCCCGAGGCGAGGGCCGCCCGGCCGCGGCGATAGACGACCCCGACGCCGACGGCCGCCGGGACGGCCAGCGGGACCAGCGCGTTCACCGTGATCCACGCGCCGTAGATGTCGGTGCCGAGCGGGTAGCCCACGACGCTGACGAGCCCCCAGTACGAGGCGAAGAGAACCAGTGGCCGTGGGTCCGGCGTCGCGTAGCGTTCGACGAGAAGCCCCCCGAGTGCGAACGTCGAGAGGGCACCGGCCCCCAGCGCGAGCGTTTCGAGAAAGCGCCCGAGGAAACAGCCGTAGGCGGTCACGACGCTGTCTTTGTGACAGCCCGGTTCCGTCGTCCCGCCGAACCAGTACGACAGCCCGTTCCTAACGTCCGTCGTCGCCGCGTCGACCACGGACGGGAACAGCCGCGGGCGTCGCAGCGCGTCCCACAGGCCGGCCGCCTCGGCACCGACGCCGGTCCGCGGGGCGAAGAAGAAGAGCGTGACGAGGAGCCAGACGCCCACGACGCCGACGGCGTGGGCCGCGAGACGGCGGTGGCGCGGTGTCGGACTCCGGACGGCGGCGAGTGCGGCCCGTCCGTGCCGACGGACGACGTCGATGCCGGTCTCGGGGGCGTGTGGGCGGAAGAGTTCGTGGTCGACGAGCAGTGCGGTCGCCCCGACCCAGACCAGGAGATAGACGAGGGCGTTCTCCTTGGCGGCGAAGCCGAGCGCGACGAAGAGGGCGGCGGCGTAGACGTAGCTGACGCGGCGCGTGTCCGCGGCCCGGACGAGACAGCCGAAGGCGACGAACGAGAAGGCCGCCACGAGGAGCGTGCTCCGGAGGAATCGCGAGTAGTAGAGGAGGACGGGATTGAACGCGAGGAAGACGGCGAGCGCGACGAGTTCCACATCGCGGAGTCGCTCGCGGAACAGGAGCGCCGCGAGCGGGAGGAGCCCCCCGACGACGGCGACGGGGAGTCGGGCCACGGCGTCGCTCGGCCCGAGCAGGCCGAACAGGGCCGCGTCGGCGTACTGGACCAGCGGCCCGTGGACGATGTAGCGGTAGGAGATCGATCCCGTCTCCAGGTAGCGGAGCGCCCAGTACGCGACGCGGCCCTCGTCGAAGTGTGCGGTCCGGCCTCCCAGACCGACCAGTCGGACGAGGAGCGCGACGCCGGCCACGACGACCACCAGCCGGCGTGGGTCGGAGAGGAGGCGTCGGAGGTGACCGGTGCGGTGGGCGGATTGATCGGCCATATCGACGCCGCCGTCCGGACCGAGCAAGTAGCTACCCGAGGGTACGACGATCGTTTTACCCACCGTCCCCAGGCGTGAGCGTCTGGCGGGAGACGGGAGAGTTCGGCGACTCGGCGGGTTAGGGAGTTCGGCGACTCGACGGGTCGAGAGTTCGGCGACTCGGCGGGTTAGGGAGTTCGGCGACTCGACGGGTCGAGAGTTCGGCGACTCGGCGGGTTAGGGAGTTCGGTGACTCGGCGGATCGAACAGAACGTGACCGCTACTCGGCGGCGCAGGCTTCCGCGTCGGCTTCTTCGCCGTTCTTCAGCTCGTCGGCCGTCTCGTTGAGTTGGTAGAGGTTCTGCCGGGCGTCGGCGAAGTAGACGTCCTCGTCGACGACGCCGATCCCCTCCAGCCGTTCGAGGGCGTACCGTACCGTCCGCGCCGACAGCATCGACTCCTCGACGATCCCCTTCTGGGTGAGTGGGCCGTTGTATTCGAGTACCTTGAAGACGAGTTTCGCGCTCGGGGGGAGGTCGTCGAGACTCTCCTCTTCGGATCCAGCCATTAAGTCGTTCGAGACGCGCCACGGGCATAAAGGTTGATAGACGGCCGTGACGCGGGCGCACGGAACGAACGGCTTTTGACGCACGCTCTCGCACGGGCACGTATGGCTACCGAAACGCAGACCGGCCTCTCCAAACACCTCCGGGGAGTGACCGTCACCACGCTCGCCTGTCTGGCGGGCATCGCGGCGGCGGTCGCGTCGGGCTTCGTCGTCGGGACGGATCCCGCGGCGGCCTCCGACCGGCTGACGGTGGGGATCCTCGCCGGCTTCATCGCTCTGCAGTTCCCCCTCCTGCGGGTCGTCGGGATCGACGTCGCCGACTTCGGGGCGAAGGACTACCTCTACGTCGGCTTCATGACGTTCACGCTGTGGTTCATCACCTTCGCGATCATGCTCACCGCGGGCGTGACCCTCTGATGGCCGACGACA
This Salinigranum marinum DNA region includes the following protein-coding sequences:
- a CDS encoding carboxypeptidase M32, translating into MATDSAAAEAPDAYDELLSKIRRINNVEAASMLLSWDQQVMMPEGGTPARSQQLSALSAVQHDLLTDDGVGDRLADLEARDLDPERAAVVREVRREYDRAVRVPTDLVERISQKTSEALPVWERAREENDWSAFAPHVEELLDLKRQYAEHIDPDADPYEVLFADYEPCLSLDRAEEILTEIRETLVPMIDEIRESKTPITTDAFTGEFDPDAQEELAREALSMLGYPWERGRLDTSSHPFSTGTQFDARVTTRFKPSDPIDALTATIHEFGHATYSLGLPDDQYATPLGEHRGLSVHESQSRLWENHVGRSVAFWERFLPTMKGSFPQVDGVTPREAYESVNQVYEDNLIRVEADELTYHLHIVLRFEIERALVAGDLAVEEVPAVWNDKMEEYLGIRPETDAKGCLQDIHWSHGSFGYFPTYSLGSAMAAQLFAAAEADLGDVDSQVRDGEFDPLREWLRDNVHRHGQRYETNDLVHEATGDDFSADAFTDYVTDKYGALYDLDSV
- a CDS encoding M20 family metallopeptidase, encoding MQTPADGIGDLTRDLVSIPSHEDETDAGDAIERWLRVETDADVTRDDAGNVIARRGTGEPSLALVGHHDVVPPAETQTAGDGYVVEERDGRLHGRGTADMKGAVAAAMCAFRDAAIDCELVFVSFVGEEQGGIGARAAIDADFSPDYAVVGEGSTGYSAPGVTDVAVAHKGRRGSTLVAGGEAAHASEVEAGTNAVYRACDAVDVVRELTFPTTEVLGHELEGSVAVTEIDGGTAWNVIPERCTVTVDERTVPDERAPLERVTELDGVTWRVDQDLPPMACDDPGFADLVLDAATDAQEATPEHVVKPHATDAGWLAAAGTTCVVCGAAEPGEAHTETESVSLAVVERCYRIYRGVAESIGPADRLDNS
- a CDS encoding PAS domain S-box protein, yielding MSDRRENAVDGIDSIRILYVDDEEEFAALAAEFLQREDDRFEIVTESGAGDALERLASASFDCVVSDYDMPGMDGLEFLAAARERRPGLPFVLVTGKGSEEIASEAISAGVTDYLQKGGGREQYTILSNRIRNAVAGYRAEREAAHHRRVSELVRDVTRALVGATDRDGIERAVCDRIADSDPYLFAWIGVDDGAGTRIQPRTSAGVDDGYLDELTVTVDDTPTGRGPAGTALREGTVSVAQDVRQDPSFTPWRDRALERGFRSVAGIPLTHDGTVHGVLTVYAAHADAFDDTERALLGELGDAIGHAMEAIRIRERFERQYRDLFQTAPVMYALTRDEGGSPIVSGCNQRFLDRLGYDREAVVGSPLSALYTADSASELLDEGGYERALDGEFSQEERQLLTADGEIVETLLRAVPRYDVAGETVGTLTLFVDVTDQRQAGRVVTQAEAMEASIDGMAIVGPDGTFDYLNDAHARLYGYDDADELVGGSWQRLYEADERERFETEVIPELRRTGHWRGEAVGRRADGTAFPQEVSLTELNGEEFVCVVRDVTERREAEREIERRNRRLDEFASVVSHDLRGPLGIAKGNVELARTTDGDATDRLDAADAALDRMDRIIDDVLSLARGDGGADDTVVVSLERTVADCWQGVDGEVSVTADVRFVADRSRLQRLLENLFRNAVEHGSTGNRTARQSGDAVERGSTSPRSQAHEDSVEHSPASSRPEADDGPRPSRNGSVSGAGDRPGHERSSGRSRPANTATNGAATERRPDDVEIRVGSLADEPGFFVEDDGPGVPPDVREDVFEVGYSTSASGTGLGLAIVERIAEEHGWDCRLTTGRDGGARFEFAGVDPAAARATDATDHG
- a CDS encoding PINc/VapC family ATPase; translation: MKILPDTSAVIDGRVSERVDDGSYEGATVFVPEAVVGELESQANDGRDTGWEGLGELQRLATLAEEGELHLEYVGRRPSAQEQRASGEGDIDALIRDLADDHQATLLTSDAVQAEVARAKGIGVEFVEARVRGSGGLIIEEFFDDETMSVHLKTGTRPKAKRGALGEMHYEAIREEVTDEATMREWADDIVSSARSSPEGFIELDEPGMRIVQFRDYRIAVAHPPFADGIEITAVRPIAKTDLDDYEFADELRSRLKERQRGVLISGSPGAGKSTFAQAVAEFLNDSDYAVKTMEKPRDLQVGPEITQYTALDGQMEKTADSLLLVRPDYTIYDEVRKTNDFSVFADMRLAGVGMVGVVHATRGIDALQRLVGRVELGMIPQVVDTVVYIEAGRVDTVYDVTTEVKVPEGLTAEDLARPVIQVADFETGRPEYEIYTFNRQVVTVPLSEREADESGVDRLARQEIEREIRSIARGHVDVQLQGQNKAVVYVDDDDISYVIGKGGGRISDVEDRLGIDIDVRTHDEKPAGASTGSASGAGGSGAPGGVDGEIVTPEVTSRHVVIRMDDHVGETVEVRADGEYLFTATVGRGGDVQVSRGSAIADELEAAIDRKQRITVVPA
- a CDS encoding flippase activity-associated protein Agl23; amino-acid sequence: MADQSAHRTGHLRRLLSDPRRLVVVVAGVALLVRLVGLGGRTAHFDEGRVAYWALRYLETGSISYRYIVHGPLVQYADAALFGLLGPSDAVARLPVAVVGGLLPLAALLFRERLRDVELVALAVFLAFNPVLLYYSRFLRSTLLVAAFSFVAFGCLVRAADTRRVSYVYAAALFVALGFAAKENALVYLLVWVGATALLVDHELFRPHAPETGIDVVRRHGRAALAAVRSPTPRHRRLAAHAVGVVGVWLLVTLFFFAPRTGVGAEAAGLWDALRRPRLFPSVVDAATTDVRNGLSYWFGGTTEPGCHKDSVVTAYGCFLGRFLETLALGAGALSTFALGGLLVERYATPDPRPLVLFASYWGLVSVVGYPLGTDIYGAWITVNALVPLAVPAAVGVGVVYRRGRAALASGDRRRASVVACALLLVAGQVGATAATTVYVQPQSADNPLVQYAQPTDDVRPTVDSLPTGDDGPTPDVVFYGETFVADASESAIPPACADMGTTLPLQWYFARADLDAACAVNRTALAALPGDDRPALIVAAADDAGPLSATLDGYDTRTVFLRASGRETTLFVGRRGNVSAGSGTGMETGSVERAVELRPEPR
- a CDS encoding helix-turn-helix domain-containing protein; amino-acid sequence: MAGSEEESLDDLPPSAKLVFKVLEYNGPLTQKGIVEESMLSARTVRYALERLEGIGVVDEDVYFADARQNLYQLNETADELKNGEEADAEACAAE